The proteins below come from a single Erysipelothrix piscisicarius genomic window:
- a CDS encoding family 16 glycosylhydrolase has translation MRKGLKNIVTVFMVLALSMTSISALEGDAKNLIQDGDFEQGGTSWTQRNKGEVQDKVSYDGKYAGVLPNTAISGNFANGFIGQVIRLEPNTTYHVSAYAKVDVKGADAIFTARFWNGQQGDVIKGENGQTVDQLVSSTEWQKVSYTFNSGTEQGALIQLVKWSEKEETKQSNAYIDNVVVTKDSNVSEEKEDDVFTEVWRDDFDQESLNMEDWGYELGSIRGIEQQHYVNNPENVFLRDGNLVLRATDRDVADQYLHPRDASRKAIYNSGSIRTHGQREFLYGKLEIRAKLPKGRGAFPAFWTLGADFTLDGKIKAEQGRGWPSTGEIDIMELIGEDRDGAHGNRTVYQTVHYCPAEDNVGRFSGNGTAHTIPQGNFNDEFHTFALNWTEDTLEWYVDDQKVPTVPYGQDPMAKDIFNKPQYIQLNLAMGGAWPGPVGENLAGTEFVIDSVSYQQTAAQAKAAQAYYDRAPKLEGVKPLTVMQGGTINPLEGINTLEGYDLDFSIEDTPMFNPRGGNSNVKLLVKGMDEMDLISNLPEGTYNLHYSATPQGVDLTQDIKTPVARQATTLVVSKQAFPQSFELEITKGDALSTLTLPQGWTWKNPDFVVNEAGMFTVLFGVNKDEHSVHVSLRTMTETPKEENKPAEVLGEKKDKDVTSTESTLPNTGQYTSSFAIVVALSLTCIGYVLIMG, from the coding sequence TGGAACTTCATGGACGCAACGCAATAAAGGCGAAGTTCAAGACAAAGTTTCATATGATGGAAAATATGCAGGGGTTTTGCCAAATACAGCAATTTCAGGCAACTTTGCAAATGGATTTATTGGTCAAGTTATTCGACTTGAACCGAATACAACTTATCACGTAAGTGCTTATGCGAAAGTAGATGTTAAAGGGGCGGATGCCATCTTTACAGCACGCTTTTGGAATGGCCAACAAGGTGATGTTATTAAGGGAGAAAACGGTCAAACCGTAGATCAACTTGTATCATCTACAGAATGGCAAAAAGTAAGTTATACATTTAATTCAGGTACGGAACAAGGAGCACTAATTCAACTTGTTAAGTGGTCTGAAAAAGAAGAAACAAAGCAATCCAATGCTTATATTGATAACGTTGTGGTAACGAAAGATTCAAATGTTTCAGAAGAAAAAGAAGATGACGTCTTTACAGAAGTGTGGCGTGATGATTTTGATCAAGAATCCCTAAATATGGAAGATTGGGGTTATGAACTGGGTTCGATTCGTGGTATTGAACAACAACATTATGTAAACAATCCAGAGAACGTATTTTTACGCGATGGTAACCTTGTGCTACGTGCAACCGATCGTGATGTTGCGGATCAATATTTACATCCACGTGATGCATCCCGGAAGGCAATTTATAATTCAGGAAGCATTCGTACGCATGGTCAACGCGAATTCTTATACGGAAAATTAGAAATTCGTGCAAAACTTCCAAAAGGAAGAGGTGCATTCCCAGCGTTTTGGACATTAGGTGCTGACTTTACACTTGATGGCAAGATTAAAGCGGAACAAGGTCGTGGATGGCCAAGCACGGGTGAAATTGATATTATGGAATTAATTGGTGAGGATCGCGATGGTGCTCATGGTAACCGTACTGTTTACCAAACCGTTCATTATTGCCCTGCTGAGGATAATGTAGGACGTTTTTCTGGAAATGGAACTGCGCATACCATTCCTCAAGGTAATTTTAATGACGAATTTCATACCTTTGCATTAAATTGGACCGAAGATACCCTTGAATGGTATGTTGATGATCAAAAAGTTCCTACTGTACCGTATGGACAAGATCCAATGGCTAAAGATATTTTCAACAAGCCGCAATACATTCAGCTAAACTTAGCGATGGGTGGCGCATGGCCTGGACCTGTAGGGGAAAACCTGGCCGGCACTGAGTTTGTGATTGATTCGGTATCGTATCAACAAACTGCTGCGCAAGCGAAAGCGGCTCAAGCATATTATGATCGTGCTCCCAAACTGGAGGGGGTTAAACCACTCACAGTTATGCAAGGAGGAACAATCAATCCACTTGAAGGCATTAATACTCTTGAAGGTTATGATTTAGATTTCTCAATAGAAGATACACCGATGTTTAATCCACGCGGTGGAAATTCAAATGTGAAACTTCTTGTAAAGGGTATGGATGAGATGGATCTTATTTCAAATCTTCCAGAAGGTACCTATAATCTTCATTATAGCGCAACACCTCAAGGGGTGGACTTAACACAAGATATTAAAACACCGGTTGCACGTCAAGCAACCACCCTGGTTGTTTCAAAGCAAGCCTTTCCTCAATCGTTTGAACTTGAAATAACCAAAGGCGATGCTTTATCAACGCTCACATTACCACAAGGATGGACATGGAAGAATCCAGATTTTGTTGTTAATGAAGCGGGAATGTTTACGGTTTTATTTGGCGTCAATAAGGACGAGCATTCCGTGCATGTATCACTTCGAACAATGACAGAAACACCCAAAGAAGAGAACAAACCTGCGGAAGTGCTTGGCGAGAAAAAAGACAAGGACGTCACATCAACGGAATCGACCCTACCGAATACGGGTCAATACACGTCAAGTTTCGCAATTGTGGTTGCGTTATCACTCACATGTATTGGTTATGTGCTTATAATGGGATAA
- a CDS encoding PTS transporter subunit EIIC, translated as MKKKVFDFLQQLGRTFMLPIALLPFAGLLLGLGATFTNPSLIEMYHLEGILAQTGVLYKILVIMKSCGEIVFANLPLLFAIGVAFGMARESKEVAALAAAIAYLMMNVAMASTIEQFGNLEHLMQPSGLITHVLGIENTLNTGVFGGIIVGVMVSVLHNKFYQIEFNDAFSFFSGTRFIPIISSLFAIGLGILFVWIWPSIAFGIASLGVAISKMGYLGTFIYGFIYRALIPLGLHHVFYLPFWQTALGGSTMVAGTVVEGAQNIVFAQLAAGVPVDPSYARFFSGLFPFMIFGFPAAALAMYKTAYPENKAKVKGLLVSASITSIVTGITEPIEFSFLFASPFLYFGVHVVLAALSFMLMHILAVGVGLTFSGGLLDLILYGILPGNQMTHWIPIVAVGFLYGLIYYFVFIFAIKKFDLKTPGREKNGNVQLYTKKDLNDKEDVSALIVEALGGQANIVSVDNCATRLRIEVTDASHVNKDQLSQTGAAGSLISGNTVQVIYGPKVTNIKTKIDQYLNKK; from the coding sequence ATGAAAAAGAAGGTTTTTGATTTTCTACAGCAATTAGGACGTACCTTTATGTTACCAATTGCTTTATTACCCTTTGCAGGACTTCTACTGGGGTTGGGTGCAACCTTTACCAATCCATCATTAATTGAAATGTATCATTTAGAAGGGATTTTAGCGCAAACGGGAGTGTTGTATAAAATTCTAGTAATTATGAAGTCTTGTGGTGAGATAGTCTTTGCGAACTTACCGCTTTTATTTGCAATCGGGGTTGCTTTTGGTATGGCACGAGAATCTAAGGAGGTTGCTGCACTTGCAGCTGCTATTGCGTATTTGATGATGAATGTAGCCATGGCATCCACGATTGAACAATTCGGTAATCTTGAACATTTAATGCAACCCTCGGGTTTGATTACCCATGTTTTAGGGATTGAAAATACATTAAATACAGGGGTGTTTGGTGGAATTATTGTGGGGGTTATGGTTTCGGTGCTCCATAATAAATTTTATCAAATTGAATTTAATGATGCATTTTCGTTTTTTAGTGGGACGCGATTTATTCCCATTATTTCATCCTTATTCGCAATTGGTTTAGGTATTCTTTTTGTTTGGATTTGGCCAAGCATTGCGTTTGGGATTGCTTCTCTAGGTGTCGCAATTTCAAAAATGGGGTATCTTGGAACCTTTATTTATGGATTTATTTATCGTGCGTTAATCCCGTTGGGATTACACCACGTCTTTTACTTACCTTTCTGGCAAACCGCTCTCGGTGGAAGTACGATGGTTGCGGGGACGGTTGTTGAAGGGGCACAAAATATTGTCTTTGCACAACTTGCGGCAGGGGTTCCGGTAGATCCGTCGTACGCACGCTTTTTCTCAGGATTGTTTCCTTTTATGATATTTGGATTTCCAGCAGCTGCACTTGCAATGTATAAAACGGCATATCCTGAAAATAAGGCAAAAGTTAAAGGCTTGTTGGTGTCTGCATCCATTACTTCAATTGTAACGGGAATTACGGAACCAATTGAATTTTCGTTCCTGTTTGCATCCCCATTCCTCTACTTTGGTGTACACGTTGTTTTGGCGGCATTATCATTTATGCTGATGCATATCCTTGCTGTTGGTGTGGGTCTTACCTTTTCGGGAGGGCTTCTTGATTTGATTTTATACGGGATTTTACCTGGAAATCAAATGACCCATTGGATTCCAATTGTCGCTGTTGGGTTTCTCTACGGTTTAATTTATTATTTTGTCTTTATATTCGCAATTAAAAAATTTGATCTAAAAACCCCGGGACGGGAGAAAAACGGGAATGTACAACTTTACACTAAAAAAGATTTAAACGATAAAGAGGATGTTTCCGCATTGATTGTGGAAGCGTTAGGTGGGCAAGCGAATATTGTCAGCGTTGATAATTGTGCGACACGACTTCGTATTGAAGTTACCGATGCAAGCCATGTAAACAAAGACCAATTGAGTCAAACGGGTGCTGCTGGATCATTAATCAGCGGGAATACCGTACAGGTTATCTATGGACCCAAAGTTACAAATATCAAGACGAAAATTGATCAATATCTCAATAAGAAATAA
- a CDS encoding family 20 glycosylhydrolase yields MESYSKRTITPEVKEYQLRDGVVQLKSKIFIKTERLISKAIYKRIQQNHKTLVDVGGEDVTTLRILPLNHENLRGSYAITIDETIKIYANDEEGPLYAVQTLLKYEQTHGELQKGKIKDEPSVEERGFHLDCGRKYFTPQWIHQLLDTLAWHNFNMLQLHFSENKGFRLECTQYPEIESQKALSLQELKEIMELADEYCIEIVPSFDSPGYLKHVLKSYPDYALPGSEGEAWDITNPDALNMIYELYDYYAEVFQKSRYFNIGGDEFIDFEQFDAFPKLKTYAQDQLDGKTGYDTYIHYLNTITSRLEAKGFTVRLWNDGLYRLNQNPAIELKTSIQVCYWTKYNRYMAPIEAFENRGIALINFHAENFYYVLHPEVGVKCIDPQGWFETWTPNHFPSNQFTPNVTGAYYSLWCDEPELQSEVEIMKQIHMPLCAMGAKSWRKESTMTYQTFIQKEQIPWTQTD; encoded by the coding sequence ATGGAATCTTACTCAAAGCGCACCATCACTCCTGAAGTAAAAGAGTATCAACTTCGTGACGGTGTCGTTCAACTGAAATCTAAAATCTTTATTAAAACTGAGCGTCTTATTTCAAAAGCAATCTACAAGCGCATTCAACAAAATCATAAAACCCTTGTCGATGTGGGTGGGGAGGATGTGACGACCCTTCGGATCTTACCTCTAAATCATGAAAACCTTCGTGGTAGTTATGCCATCACAATTGACGAGACCATTAAAATCTATGCAAACGATGAAGAAGGCCCCCTTTATGCAGTTCAAACACTTCTTAAATATGAACAAACCCATGGTGAACTTCAAAAAGGTAAGATTAAGGATGAACCCAGCGTAGAGGAGCGTGGTTTCCATTTGGATTGTGGACGTAAATATTTTACGCCGCAATGGATTCATCAACTGCTGGATACCTTAGCATGGCATAATTTTAATATGCTTCAATTACACTTTAGTGAAAACAAGGGCTTTCGCTTGGAATGTACACAGTACCCTGAAATCGAAAGCCAAAAAGCATTAAGCTTACAAGAACTTAAAGAAATTATGGAACTTGCGGATGAATACTGTATCGAAATTGTTCCGTCATTCGACAGTCCCGGTTATCTTAAACATGTTTTAAAATCATATCCGGATTATGCACTCCCTGGATCTGAGGGTGAAGCATGGGATATTACCAATCCAGACGCATTGAACATGATTTATGAGCTGTACGATTACTATGCCGAGGTCTTTCAAAAATCACGTTATTTCAATATTGGGGGTGATGAATTTATTGACTTTGAGCAGTTTGATGCGTTTCCAAAACTTAAGACCTATGCCCAAGACCAGCTAGACGGTAAAACGGGATACGATACGTATATTCATTACCTCAATACCATTACGTCACGACTGGAGGCAAAAGGATTTACGGTACGATTATGGAATGACGGTTTATATCGTCTTAATCAAAATCCTGCCATCGAGTTAAAGACGTCGATACAAGTCTGTTACTGGACCAAGTATAACCGATATATGGCACCGATAGAGGCGTTTGAAAACCGAGGCATTGCCTTGATTAACTTTCATGCTGAGAACTTCTATTATGTCTTACATCCTGAAGTGGGGGTAAAATGCATTGATCCACAAGGGTGGTTTGAAACATGGACCCCCAATCATTTTCCTTCCAATCAATTCACCCCGAACGTAACAGGTGCTTATTACTCATTATGGTGTGATGAGCCCGAACTTCAAAGCGAGGTTGAAATTATGAAACAAATCCATATGCCACTTTGTGCGATGGGCGCAAAATCATGGCGAAAAGAAAGTACAATGACTTATCAAACATTCATTCAAAAGGAGCAAATACCATGGACGCAAACCGATTAA
- a CDS encoding family 20 glycosylhydrolase has protein sequence MDANRLIQKAQALYPNTDVNRAKIQLNHHVLENYAYDGYQIHYDDDLIIVASNTERGHFYGLLDVFSGNPSTTLNQAKVAERGLHVDMGRKFFSEAWFMDTIELMARLKLNTLQMHFSEHLGFRIESKRFPQIVSAEHLSHDAIRRIIKHANDYYIDVIPSFDSPGHLQVVLEAFPEYLMENTTMGLDITNPDARAFIKEIYDEMDDLFETSTSFHMGADEFIDFGKYDEFPQLEAYAKEHFGPNAKGFDTFVDYVNDIASHIQGRGKTVRAWNDGLYRIDQEPTIILNKDIIITYWTSWNPMMAPVQTFVDRGHDVVNYIDSLLYFVLGENAGYTYPTETTIMTSFEPERFPNRHESCEGDLEQSATTLGAMFSIWCDKPEAYRLKKLP, from the coding sequence ATGGACGCAAACCGATTAATACAAAAAGCACAAGCACTCTATCCAAACACTGATGTAAATCGAGCAAAAATACAGCTAAACCATCATGTACTTGAGAACTATGCATATGATGGCTATCAAATTCATTATGATGACGACTTAATTATTGTGGCTTCGAATACAGAACGGGGACATTTTTACGGTCTTTTGGATGTTTTTTCGGGCAATCCTTCCACAACACTCAATCAAGCAAAGGTAGCAGAACGTGGGTTGCATGTGGATATGGGTCGTAAATTTTTCAGTGAAGCATGGTTTATGGATACCATTGAGTTGATGGCACGCCTTAAACTCAATACATTACAGATGCATTTTTCAGAACATTTAGGCTTTCGTATTGAGTCAAAACGTTTTCCACAAATCGTATCAGCCGAGCATCTAAGTCATGATGCGATAAGACGGATCATTAAGCACGCGAACGATTATTATATCGATGTTATTCCATCGTTTGATTCACCCGGTCATCTTCAAGTTGTATTAGAAGCGTTCCCTGAATATTTAATGGAAAACACAACAATGGGACTTGATATTACCAATCCAGATGCCCGCGCCTTTATTAAAGAAATATACGATGAGATGGATGATTTATTTGAGACATCCACAAGTTTTCATATGGGAGCCGATGAGTTTATCGATTTTGGAAAATACGATGAGTTCCCGCAACTTGAAGCATATGCCAAGGAACACTTTGGTCCAAATGCGAAAGGCTTTGATACCTTCGTGGATTATGTTAATGATATCGCGTCTCACATTCAAGGTCGAGGTAAAACTGTTCGAGCTTGGAATGACGGTTTGTATCGCATCGACCAAGAACCCACTATAATCCTTAACAAAGACATCATCATTACCTATTGGACCAGTTGGAATCCTATGATGGCGCCGGTTCAAACCTTTGTGGATCGCGGTCATGATGTGGTGAATTATATCGATAGTCTACTGTATTTTGTTTTGGGGGAAAATGCAGGGTATACATATCCAACCGAAACAACCATCATGACATCCTTTGAACCAGAACGCTTTCCAAATCGTCATGAATCTTGCGAGGGGGATTTAGAACAAAGTGCCACAACCCTGGGTGCAATGTTTTCAATTTGGTGCGATAAACCGGAAGCTTATCGACTGAAGAAGTTGCCTTAA
- a CDS encoding ABC transporter permease: MNQLKKVLRNIKKNAPFLLMALPGAIWMIFFFYIPVLGNVVAFKEFRFSPDGFFASLYNSKWVGFQNFKFLFATDNAYIMTRNTVLYNLVFIIVGTFLAVVLAVIMSMLRSKEKIKVFQTTMLFPYFLSWVIIGFFVYSFLSPDKGALNSILAMMGKEPVNWYNEPKYWPVFIVIIGIWKNIGYNSIIYFASIMGIDPTYYEAAIVDGANRWQQIRHVTIPQIIPLISIMLILAIGNIIRSDFGLFYNVTRNSGPLNQVTMVIDTYVYKGLSASGDLGMSSAAGLYQSVVGFVMLVSANAIIRRVDPESGLF, encoded by the coding sequence GTGAATCAATTGAAAAAAGTATTACGCAATATTAAAAAAAATGCACCGTTTCTTTTAATGGCACTACCTGGGGCAATTTGGATGATCTTCTTTTTCTATATTCCAGTCCTTGGAAACGTAGTCGCATTTAAGGAGTTCAGATTTTCTCCGGATGGATTTTTCGCAAGTCTGTATAACAGTAAGTGGGTAGGATTCCAGAACTTTAAGTTTCTGTTTGCTACCGACAATGCTTATATTATGACGCGCAATACCGTGTTGTATAACTTAGTCTTTATTATCGTCGGAACGTTTCTCGCAGTAGTCTTGGCTGTTATTATGAGTATGTTACGATCGAAGGAAAAAATAAAAGTATTTCAAACGACGATGTTATTTCCATACTTCTTATCCTGGGTTATCATAGGATTCTTTGTATATTCATTCTTAAGTCCTGATAAGGGTGCGTTAAACAGTATTTTAGCCATGATGGGTAAAGAACCTGTTAACTGGTATAATGAGCCAAAATATTGGCCGGTATTTATTGTAATTATCGGAATATGGAAGAATATCGGATATAACAGTATTATCTACTTTGCTTCCATTATGGGAATTGATCCAACGTATTATGAAGCAGCAATTGTGGATGGTGCCAACCGATGGCAACAAATTCGTCACGTTACGATTCCACAAATTATTCCATTAATCAGTATTATGTTGATTTTAGCGATTGGAAATATTATTCGCTCGGACTTTGGATTGTTCTATAACGTAACGCGTAACTCAGGTCCACTAAACCAAGTTACAATGGTTATTGATACGTATGTATATAAAGGCTTATCGGCATCGGGGGATTTAGGGATGTCATCCGCTGCGGGTTTATATCAATCCGTTGTAGGATTTGTGATGTTAGTTTCTGCTAATGCCATCATTCGCCGTGTTGATCCTGAATCAGGATTATTCTAG